The following proteins are encoded in a genomic region of Ammospiza caudacuta isolate bAmmCau1 chromosome 3, bAmmCau1.pri, whole genome shotgun sequence:
- the MYCN gene encoding LOW QUALITY PROTEIN: N-myc proto-oncogene protein (The sequence of the model RefSeq protein was modified relative to this genomic sequence to represent the inferred CDS: deleted 3 bases in 2 codons) has translation MPGMVSKNPDLEFDSLQPCFYPDEDDFYLCGPDSAPPGEDIWKKFELLPTPPLSPSRAAAGAPSGRGPGAVGRSGSLGLPPTDPVDWASELLLLPPEADLWGGMDGGDFFETGPGVTNNLNSIIIQDCMWSGFSAREKLERAVSEKLQSKAPAAPPPPPGAAGSPASARAELGGAVPECVDPAVVFPFPVNKREAPAAGGGAARGGRPPRPAGDSRASSSSSSSGDDTLSDSEDDEDEEEEDEEEEIDVVTVEKRRSSTNKSVTTLTITVRPKNTTFSSVRTQQNGLILKRCAPIHQQHNYAAPSPFVETEESPPQKKLKVEVPRPVKPTIQPKLKSSSPRNSDSEDSERRRNHNILERQRRNDLRSSFLTLRDHVPELVQNEKAAKVVILKKATEYVHSLQAEEQKLLLEKEKLQARQEQLLKKIDYKRTC, from the exons ATGCCAGGAATGGTCAGTAAAAACCCAGACCTCGAGTTTGACTCTTTGCAGCCTTGTTTCTACCCGGACGAAGATGACTTTTATTTGTGCGGGCCGGACTCCGCTCCCCCGGGCGAGGACATCTGGAAAAAGTTTGAGCTGTTGCCCACCCCTCCTCTGTCTCCCAGCCGGGCC GCTGCAGGAGCACCCTCCGGGAGGGGGCCCGGTGCCGTGGGGAGGAGCGGCTCTCTGGGGCTGCCG CCCACCGACCCCGTGGACTGGGCAtcggagctgctgctgctgccgcccgaGGCCGACCTGTGGGGCGGCATGGACGGAGGGGACTTCTTCGAGACGGGCCCCGGCGTGACGAACAATCTCAACTCCATCATCATCCAGGACTGCATGTGGAGCGGCTTCTCGGCGCGCGAGAAGCTGGAGCGGGCGGTGAGCGAGAAGCTGCAGAGCAAggcgcccgccgcgccgccgccgcccccggggGCCGCGGGCAGCCCCGCCAGCGCCCGCGCCGAGCTGGGCGGCGCCGTGCCCGAGTGCGTGGACCCGGCCGTGGTCTTCCCCTTCCCCGTCAACAAGCGGGAGGCgccggcggcgggcggaggggctgcgcggggcggccgcccgccgcgccccgccggGGACAGCCGggcgagcagcagcagcagctcctccggGGACGACACGCTCAGCGACTCGG aagatgatgaagatgaggaggaagaggatgaagaagaagaaatagatGTTGTTACAGTGGAGAAAAGACGCTCCTCTACCAACAAGTCTGTTACCACCCTCACTATTACAGTGCGTCCTAAGAATACCACTTTTTCATCAGTCAGGACACAGCAGAATGGACTCATACTCAAGCGTTGTGCCCCAATTCACCAGCAGCATAATTATGCCGCTCCTTCTCCATTTGTGGAGACTGAAGAGTCTCCACCACAGAAGAAGTTAAAAGTCGAGGTGCCCCGTCCAGTAAAACCCACGATCCAACCAAAGCTTAAGAGTTCGAGTCCTCGAAACTCTGATTCAGAGGACAGTGAACGTCGACGCAACCATAACATCCTGGAGCGTCAACGACGTAATGATCTACGGTCAAGTTTCCTCACTTTAAGGGACCATGTTCCAGAACTGGTTCAAAATGAGAAAGCTGCAAAAGTTGTGATCTTGAAAAAAGCCACTGAGTATGTTCATTCTCttcaggcagaggagcagaagtTACtgctagaaaaggaaaaattgcaaGCCAGACAAGAACAATTACTAAAGAAAATAGATTACAAGCGGACTtgctaa